The following coding sequences are from one Streptomyces sp. NBC_01232 window:
- a CDS encoding DUF1775 domain-containing protein produces MHASNNRRYVRRPVVAAVGSLVLLGIAAGPAAAHAEVSASDPRALAENVTLSFTSEAESDTAGITELRVVLPDGITPDAVTLKEAPTGWKLTVTPDGYSVGGAALATGTDAEYSITVRQLPDVKSLPFKTLESYGDGKVSRWIEVPADGRKVDNPAPVLDLKPAAPGAKPLAPSPSPTPARSTPSAEPPSPAPAAAAESPATRTAAETGTGSSTGLIAAAVAAVVLLAGAAAFWWARRSRQS; encoded by the coding sequence GCGGCCGTCGGGTCCCTGGTGCTCCTGGGCATCGCGGCCGGCCCGGCGGCAGCACACGCCGAGGTCAGCGCCTCCGACCCGCGCGCTCTCGCCGAGAACGTCACGTTGTCCTTCACCTCCGAGGCGGAGTCGGACACCGCGGGCATCACCGAACTGCGTGTCGTCCTCCCCGACGGCATCACCCCGGACGCCGTGACCCTCAAGGAGGCACCGACGGGCTGGAAGCTGACGGTCACCCCCGATGGGTACAGCGTCGGGGGCGCGGCGCTCGCCACCGGCACGGACGCCGAGTACAGCATCACCGTGCGCCAGCTGCCCGACGTCAAGTCCCTGCCGTTCAAGACCCTGGAGTCGTACGGCGACGGGAAGGTCTCGCGGTGGATCGAGGTGCCGGCCGACGGCCGGAAGGTCGACAATCCGGCCCCGGTACTCGACCTGAAGCCCGCGGCGCCCGGCGCGAAACCGCTCGCCCCGAGTCCGTCGCCCACACCGGCCCGGAGCACCCCGTCCGCCGAGCCGCCGTCCCCGGCTCCGGCCGCGGCGGCCGAGTCCCCCGCGACACGGACGGCGGCCGAAACCGGAACAGGCAGCAGCACCGGCCTCATCGCGGCCGCGGTCGCAGCCGTCGTACTGCTCGCCGGCGCAGCCGCCTTCTGGTGGGCCCGCCGCAGCCGGCAGTCCTGA